Proteins from a single region of Nomia melanderi isolate GNS246 chromosome 9, iyNomMela1, whole genome shotgun sequence:
- the Gfat2 gene encoding glucosamine-fructose-6-phosphate aminotransferase 2 isoform X3, producing MCGIFAYLNYLTPKSRKEILELLVGGLKRLEYRGYDSAGVALDTADGKDIAIIKKQGKVKALEEEIFYRTNIDFESKTLSHVGIAHTRWATHGVPSEVNSHPQRSDSEHGFLVVHNGIVTNYKEVKTLLQQRRGYVFESETDTEVIAKLIHHLWVQHPAYSFRELVEQVVQQLEGAFALCFKSKYFPGECVATRRGSPLLVGIKTKTRLATDHVPILYGKDEQPLVNKDHRPHGRNPELPVIPRSESTSEFQPLEDKEVEYFFASDASAVIEHTNRVIFLEDDDVAAVKEGALSIHRLRRCMDDPHAREITTLKIEIQQIMKGNYEYFMQKEIFEQPESVVNTMRGRLNFQDNSVTLGGIKDYIPEIKRCRRLMLIGCGTSYHSAIATRQLLEELTELPVMVELASDFLDRNTPVYRDDVCFFISQSGETADTLMALRYCKGRGALIVGITNTVGSSICRESHCGVHINAGPEIGVASTKAYTSQFISLVMFALVMSEDRISLGKRRQEIIEGLKNLDKLIRQVLQLDEKVKELAKSLFQHKSLLIMGRGYNFATCMEGALKVKELTYMHSEGIMAGELKHGPLALVDDSMPVIMIVMRDPVYVKCMIALQQVTARDGKPIVICEEGDDETKTFADRVLEVPKTVDCLQGILTVIPMQLLSFHIAVLRGCNVDCPRNLAKSVTTE from the exons ATGTGCG GAATCTTCGCGTACCTGAATTACCTGACGCCGAAGAGCAGGAAGGAGATTCTGGAGCTGTTGGTCGGCGGACTGAAGAGGCTCGAGTATCGGGGCTATGATTCGGCAG GGGTCGCCCTTGATACCGCCGACGGCAAGGATATTGCGATTATTAAGAAGCAAGGAAAAGTCAAGGCGCTCGAGgaggaaatattttatc GTACCAATATCGATTTCGAGTCAAAGACGCTGAGCCATGTGGGTATCGCGCACACACGTTGGGCGACCCACGGTGTCCCGTCGGAAGTGAACTCTCACCCCCAAAGGTCGGACAGCGAACACGGTTTCTTGGTTGTTCACaatg GCATCGTGACCAACTACAAGGAAGTGAAGACGTTGCTTCAGCAGAGAAGGGGCTACGTCTTCGAAAGTGAAACCGACACGGAAGTCATCGCGAAGCTTATTCACCATCTCTGGGTACAGCATCCGGCTTACTCGTTCCGCGAGCTCGTCGAGCAGGTCGTGCAACAATTG GAAGGCGCTTTCGCCCTGTGCTTCAAGAGCAAGTATTTCCCGGGCGAGTGCGTGGCAACTAGGAGGGGGTCGCCGTTGCTCGTCGGCATCAAAACGAAAACGAGATTGGCCACCGATCACGTGCCGATCCTCTATGGCAAAG ATGAACAACCACTCGTAAACAAAG ACCACCGACCGCACGGCCGTAATCCTGAACTTCCGGTGATCCCACGCAGCGAGAGCACTTCCGAGTTCCAGCCGCTCGAGGATAAAGAGGTCGAATACTTCTTCGCTTCGGATGCCAGCGCCGTGATCGAGCACACGAATCGTGTGATATTCTTGGAG GATGACGACGTGGCTGCGGTGAAGGAGGGTGCACTCAGCATTCACCGTCTCCGTCGTTGCATGGACGATCCCCATGCAAGAGAGATCACCACCCTGAAGATCGAGATCCAGCAGATTATGAAAGGCAACTATGAGTACTTCATGCAGAAGGAAATCTTCGAGCAACCCGAGTCGGTGGTGAACACTATGAGGGGTCGTCTGAACTTCCAAGACAACTCGGTGACGTTGGGAGGCATCAAG GACTACATTCCTGAGATAAAGAGATGCAGGCGTCTCATGCTCATTGGTTGCGGAACCAGCTACCATTCTGCGATTGCTACCAGGCAACTGCTAGAGGAACTGACCGAGTTACCAGTTATGGTCGAGCTGGCCTCTGACTTCTTGGACAGAAACACACCTGTGTACAGGGATGACGtgtgtttctttatttctcagTCAG GCGAAACAGCTGATACTTTGATGGCTCTACGCTATTGTAAAGGTCGTGGAGCGCTGATCGTTGGTATCACCAACACTGTGGGTAGCAGTATCTGTCGCGAATCTCATTGCGGCGTTCACATAAACGCCGGTCCTGAGATTGGTGTGGCCAGTACGAAGGCCTACACTTCTCAGTTCATTTCCCTTGTGATGTTTGCTCTGGTCATGAGCGAGGACAGGATCTCCCTTGGCAAGAGACGTCAGGAG ATCATCGAAGGACTAAAGAACCTGGACAAACTGATCCGCCAAGTCCTGCAGCTGGACGAAAAAGTCAAGGAGCTAGCCAAGTCTTTGTTCCAACACAAGTCATTGCTGATAATGGGCAGGGGATACAACTTTGCCACTTGTATGGAAGGTGCTTTG AAAGTCAAAGAGTTGACATACATGCATAGTGAAGGTATCATGGCTGGTGAATTGAAGCACGGTCCTCTAGCACTCGTCGACGACTCTATGCCCGTCATCATGATTGTCATGAGGGACCCTGTTTACGTG AAATGTATGATCGCGTTGCAACAAGTGACAGCGCGCGATGGCAAGCCAATAGTGATCTGCGAGGAGGGCGACGATGAGACGAAAACGTTTGCGGACAGGGTCCTCGAGGTCCCCAAGACAGTGGACTGTCTGCAGGGGATTCTCACGGTCATTCCAATGCAGTTGTTGTCCTTCCATATCGCGGTGCTACGTGGTTGCAACGTCGACTGTCCAAGGAACCTAGCAAAGTCGGTTACGACCGAGTAA
- the Gfat2 gene encoding glucosamine-fructose-6-phosphate aminotransferase 2 isoform X4, with protein sequence MCGIFAYLNYLTPKSRKEILELLVGGLKRLEYRGYDSAGVALDTADGKDIAIIKKQGKVKALEEEIFYRTNIDFESKTLSHVGIAHTRWATHGVPSEVNSHPQRSDSEHGFLVVHNGIVTNYKEVKTLLQQRRGYVFESETDTEVIAKLIHHLWVQHPAYSFRELVEQVVQQLEGAFALCFKSKYFPGECVATRRGSPLLVGIKTKTRLATDHVPILYGKDHRPHGRNPELPVIPRSESTSEFQPLEDKEVEYFFASDASAVIEHTNRVIFLEDDDVAAVKEGALSIHRLRRCMDDPHAREITTLKIEIQQIMKGNYEYFMQKEIFEQPESVVNTMRGRLNFQDNSVTLGGIKDYIPEIKRCRRLMLIGCGTSYHSAIATRQLLEELTELPVMVELASDFLDRNTPVYRDDVCFFISQSGETADTLMALRYCKGRGALIVGITNTVGSSICRESHCGVHINAGPEIGVASTKAYTSQFISLVMFALVMSEDRISLGKRRQEIIEGLKNLDKLIRQVLQLDEKVKELAKSLFQHKSLLIMGRGYNFATCMEGALKVKELTYMHSEGIMAGELKHGPLALVDDSMPVIMIVMRDPVYVKCMIALQQVTARDGKPIVICEEGDDETKTFADRVLEVPKTVDCLQGILTVIPMQLLSFHIAVLRGCNVDCPRNLAKSVTTE encoded by the exons ATGTGCG GAATCTTCGCGTACCTGAATTACCTGACGCCGAAGAGCAGGAAGGAGATTCTGGAGCTGTTGGTCGGCGGACTGAAGAGGCTCGAGTATCGGGGCTATGATTCGGCAG GGGTCGCCCTTGATACCGCCGACGGCAAGGATATTGCGATTATTAAGAAGCAAGGAAAAGTCAAGGCGCTCGAGgaggaaatattttatc GTACCAATATCGATTTCGAGTCAAAGACGCTGAGCCATGTGGGTATCGCGCACACACGTTGGGCGACCCACGGTGTCCCGTCGGAAGTGAACTCTCACCCCCAAAGGTCGGACAGCGAACACGGTTTCTTGGTTGTTCACaatg GCATCGTGACCAACTACAAGGAAGTGAAGACGTTGCTTCAGCAGAGAAGGGGCTACGTCTTCGAAAGTGAAACCGACACGGAAGTCATCGCGAAGCTTATTCACCATCTCTGGGTACAGCATCCGGCTTACTCGTTCCGCGAGCTCGTCGAGCAGGTCGTGCAACAATTG GAAGGCGCTTTCGCCCTGTGCTTCAAGAGCAAGTATTTCCCGGGCGAGTGCGTGGCAACTAGGAGGGGGTCGCCGTTGCTCGTCGGCATCAAAACGAAAACGAGATTGGCCACCGATCACGTGCCGATCCTCTATGGCAAAG ACCACCGACCGCACGGCCGTAATCCTGAACTTCCGGTGATCCCACGCAGCGAGAGCACTTCCGAGTTCCAGCCGCTCGAGGATAAAGAGGTCGAATACTTCTTCGCTTCGGATGCCAGCGCCGTGATCGAGCACACGAATCGTGTGATATTCTTGGAG GATGACGACGTGGCTGCGGTGAAGGAGGGTGCACTCAGCATTCACCGTCTCCGTCGTTGCATGGACGATCCCCATGCAAGAGAGATCACCACCCTGAAGATCGAGATCCAGCAGATTATGAAAGGCAACTATGAGTACTTCATGCAGAAGGAAATCTTCGAGCAACCCGAGTCGGTGGTGAACACTATGAGGGGTCGTCTGAACTTCCAAGACAACTCGGTGACGTTGGGAGGCATCAAG GACTACATTCCTGAGATAAAGAGATGCAGGCGTCTCATGCTCATTGGTTGCGGAACCAGCTACCATTCTGCGATTGCTACCAGGCAACTGCTAGAGGAACTGACCGAGTTACCAGTTATGGTCGAGCTGGCCTCTGACTTCTTGGACAGAAACACACCTGTGTACAGGGATGACGtgtgtttctttatttctcagTCAG GCGAAACAGCTGATACTTTGATGGCTCTACGCTATTGTAAAGGTCGTGGAGCGCTGATCGTTGGTATCACCAACACTGTGGGTAGCAGTATCTGTCGCGAATCTCATTGCGGCGTTCACATAAACGCCGGTCCTGAGATTGGTGTGGCCAGTACGAAGGCCTACACTTCTCAGTTCATTTCCCTTGTGATGTTTGCTCTGGTCATGAGCGAGGACAGGATCTCCCTTGGCAAGAGACGTCAGGAG ATCATCGAAGGACTAAAGAACCTGGACAAACTGATCCGCCAAGTCCTGCAGCTGGACGAAAAAGTCAAGGAGCTAGCCAAGTCTTTGTTCCAACACAAGTCATTGCTGATAATGGGCAGGGGATACAACTTTGCCACTTGTATGGAAGGTGCTTTG AAAGTCAAAGAGTTGACATACATGCATAGTGAAGGTATCATGGCTGGTGAATTGAAGCACGGTCCTCTAGCACTCGTCGACGACTCTATGCCCGTCATCATGATTGTCATGAGGGACCCTGTTTACGTG AAATGTATGATCGCGTTGCAACAAGTGACAGCGCGCGATGGCAAGCCAATAGTGATCTGCGAGGAGGGCGACGATGAGACGAAAACGTTTGCGGACAGGGTCCTCGAGGTCCCCAAGACAGTGGACTGTCTGCAGGGGATTCTCACGGTCATTCCAATGCAGTTGTTGTCCTTCCATATCGCGGTGCTACGTGGTTGCAACGTCGACTGTCCAAGGAACCTAGCAAAGTCGGTTACGACCGAGTAA
- the Gfat2 gene encoding glucosamine-fructose-6-phosphate aminotransferase 2 isoform X2, whose product MGGIFAYLNYLTPKSRKEILELLVGGLKRLEYRGYDSAGVALDTADGKDIAIIKKQGKVKALEEEIFYRTNIDFESKTLSHVGIAHTRWATHGVPSEVNSHPQRSDSEHGFLVVHNGIVTNYKEVKTLLQQRRGYVFESETDTEVIAKLIHHLWVQHPAYSFRELVEQVVQQLEGAFALCFKSKYFPGECVATRRGSPLLVGIKTKTRLATDHVPILYGKDEQPLVNKEVEAPTQDHRPHGRNPELPVIPRSESTSEFQPLEDKEVEYFFASDASAVIEHTNRVIFLEDDDVAAVKEGALSIHRLRRCMDDPHAREITTLKIEIQQIMKGNYEYFMQKEIFEQPESVVNTMRGRLNFQDNSVTLGGIKDYIPEIKRCRRLMLIGCGTSYHSAIATRQLLEELTELPVMVELASDFLDRNTPVYRDDVCFFISQSGETADTLMALRYCKGRGALIVGITNTVGSSICRESHCGVHINAGPEIGVASTKAYTSQFISLVMFALVMSEDRISLGKRRQEIIEGLKNLDKLIRQVLQLDEKVKELAKSLFQHKSLLIMGRGYNFATCMEGALKVKELTYMHSEGIMAGELKHGPLALVDDSMPVIMIVMRDPVYVKCMIALQQVTARDGKPIVICEEGDDETKTFADRVLEVPKTVDCLQGILTVIPMQLLSFHIAVLRGCNVDCPRNLAKSVTTE is encoded by the exons ATGGGCG GAATCTTCGCGTACCTGAATTACCTGACGCCGAAGAGCAGGAAGGAGATTCTGGAGCTGTTGGTCGGCGGACTGAAGAGGCTCGAGTATCGGGGCTATGATTCGGCAG GGGTCGCCCTTGATACCGCCGACGGCAAGGATATTGCGATTATTAAGAAGCAAGGAAAAGTCAAGGCGCTCGAGgaggaaatattttatc GTACCAATATCGATTTCGAGTCAAAGACGCTGAGCCATGTGGGTATCGCGCACACACGTTGGGCGACCCACGGTGTCCCGTCGGAAGTGAACTCTCACCCCCAAAGGTCGGACAGCGAACACGGTTTCTTGGTTGTTCACaatg GCATCGTGACCAACTACAAGGAAGTGAAGACGTTGCTTCAGCAGAGAAGGGGCTACGTCTTCGAAAGTGAAACCGACACGGAAGTCATCGCGAAGCTTATTCACCATCTCTGGGTACAGCATCCGGCTTACTCGTTCCGCGAGCTCGTCGAGCAGGTCGTGCAACAATTG GAAGGCGCTTTCGCCCTGTGCTTCAAGAGCAAGTATTTCCCGGGCGAGTGCGTGGCAACTAGGAGGGGGTCGCCGTTGCTCGTCGGCATCAAAACGAAAACGAGATTGGCCACCGATCACGTGCCGATCCTCTATGGCAAAG ATGAACAACCACTCGTAAACAAAG AAGTTGAAGCCCCGACACAAG ACCACCGACCGCACGGCCGTAATCCTGAACTTCCGGTGATCCCACGCAGCGAGAGCACTTCCGAGTTCCAGCCGCTCGAGGATAAAGAGGTCGAATACTTCTTCGCTTCGGATGCCAGCGCCGTGATCGAGCACACGAATCGTGTGATATTCTTGGAG GATGACGACGTGGCTGCGGTGAAGGAGGGTGCACTCAGCATTCACCGTCTCCGTCGTTGCATGGACGATCCCCATGCAAGAGAGATCACCACCCTGAAGATCGAGATCCAGCAGATTATGAAAGGCAACTATGAGTACTTCATGCAGAAGGAAATCTTCGAGCAACCCGAGTCGGTGGTGAACACTATGAGGGGTCGTCTGAACTTCCAAGACAACTCGGTGACGTTGGGAGGCATCAAG GACTACATTCCTGAGATAAAGAGATGCAGGCGTCTCATGCTCATTGGTTGCGGAACCAGCTACCATTCTGCGATTGCTACCAGGCAACTGCTAGAGGAACTGACCGAGTTACCAGTTATGGTCGAGCTGGCCTCTGACTTCTTGGACAGAAACACACCTGTGTACAGGGATGACGtgtgtttctttatttctcagTCAG GCGAAACAGCTGATACTTTGATGGCTCTACGCTATTGTAAAGGTCGTGGAGCGCTGATCGTTGGTATCACCAACACTGTGGGTAGCAGTATCTGTCGCGAATCTCATTGCGGCGTTCACATAAACGCCGGTCCTGAGATTGGTGTGGCCAGTACGAAGGCCTACACTTCTCAGTTCATTTCCCTTGTGATGTTTGCTCTGGTCATGAGCGAGGACAGGATCTCCCTTGGCAAGAGACGTCAGGAG ATCATCGAAGGACTAAAGAACCTGGACAAACTGATCCGCCAAGTCCTGCAGCTGGACGAAAAAGTCAAGGAGCTAGCCAAGTCTTTGTTCCAACACAAGTCATTGCTGATAATGGGCAGGGGATACAACTTTGCCACTTGTATGGAAGGTGCTTTG AAAGTCAAAGAGTTGACATACATGCATAGTGAAGGTATCATGGCTGGTGAATTGAAGCACGGTCCTCTAGCACTCGTCGACGACTCTATGCCCGTCATCATGATTGTCATGAGGGACCCTGTTTACGTG AAATGTATGATCGCGTTGCAACAAGTGACAGCGCGCGATGGCAAGCCAATAGTGATCTGCGAGGAGGGCGACGATGAGACGAAAACGTTTGCGGACAGGGTCCTCGAGGTCCCCAAGACAGTGGACTGTCTGCAGGGGATTCTCACGGTCATTCCAATGCAGTTGTTGTCCTTCCATATCGCGGTGCTACGTGGTTGCAACGTCGACTGTCCAAGGAACCTAGCAAAGTCGGTTACGACCGAGTAA
- the Gfat2 gene encoding glucosamine-fructose-6-phosphate aminotransferase 2 isoform X1 — protein MCGIFAYLNYLTPKSRKEILELLVGGLKRLEYRGYDSAGVALDTADGKDIAIIKKQGKVKALEEEIFYRTNIDFESKTLSHVGIAHTRWATHGVPSEVNSHPQRSDSEHGFLVVHNGIVTNYKEVKTLLQQRRGYVFESETDTEVIAKLIHHLWVQHPAYSFRELVEQVVQQLEGAFALCFKSKYFPGECVATRRGSPLLVGIKTKTRLATDHVPILYGKDEQPLVNKEVEAPTQDHRPHGRNPELPVIPRSESTSEFQPLEDKEVEYFFASDASAVIEHTNRVIFLEDDDVAAVKEGALSIHRLRRCMDDPHAREITTLKIEIQQIMKGNYEYFMQKEIFEQPESVVNTMRGRLNFQDNSVTLGGIKDYIPEIKRCRRLMLIGCGTSYHSAIATRQLLEELTELPVMVELASDFLDRNTPVYRDDVCFFISQSGETADTLMALRYCKGRGALIVGITNTVGSSICRESHCGVHINAGPEIGVASTKAYTSQFISLVMFALVMSEDRISLGKRRQEIIEGLKNLDKLIRQVLQLDEKVKELAKSLFQHKSLLIMGRGYNFATCMEGALKVKELTYMHSEGIMAGELKHGPLALVDDSMPVIMIVMRDPVYVKCMIALQQVTARDGKPIVICEEGDDETKTFADRVLEVPKTVDCLQGILTVIPMQLLSFHIAVLRGCNVDCPRNLAKSVTTE, from the exons ATGTGCG GAATCTTCGCGTACCTGAATTACCTGACGCCGAAGAGCAGGAAGGAGATTCTGGAGCTGTTGGTCGGCGGACTGAAGAGGCTCGAGTATCGGGGCTATGATTCGGCAG GGGTCGCCCTTGATACCGCCGACGGCAAGGATATTGCGATTATTAAGAAGCAAGGAAAAGTCAAGGCGCTCGAGgaggaaatattttatc GTACCAATATCGATTTCGAGTCAAAGACGCTGAGCCATGTGGGTATCGCGCACACACGTTGGGCGACCCACGGTGTCCCGTCGGAAGTGAACTCTCACCCCCAAAGGTCGGACAGCGAACACGGTTTCTTGGTTGTTCACaatg GCATCGTGACCAACTACAAGGAAGTGAAGACGTTGCTTCAGCAGAGAAGGGGCTACGTCTTCGAAAGTGAAACCGACACGGAAGTCATCGCGAAGCTTATTCACCATCTCTGGGTACAGCATCCGGCTTACTCGTTCCGCGAGCTCGTCGAGCAGGTCGTGCAACAATTG GAAGGCGCTTTCGCCCTGTGCTTCAAGAGCAAGTATTTCCCGGGCGAGTGCGTGGCAACTAGGAGGGGGTCGCCGTTGCTCGTCGGCATCAAAACGAAAACGAGATTGGCCACCGATCACGTGCCGATCCTCTATGGCAAAG ATGAACAACCACTCGTAAACAAAG AAGTTGAAGCCCCGACACAAG ACCACCGACCGCACGGCCGTAATCCTGAACTTCCGGTGATCCCACGCAGCGAGAGCACTTCCGAGTTCCAGCCGCTCGAGGATAAAGAGGTCGAATACTTCTTCGCTTCGGATGCCAGCGCCGTGATCGAGCACACGAATCGTGTGATATTCTTGGAG GATGACGACGTGGCTGCGGTGAAGGAGGGTGCACTCAGCATTCACCGTCTCCGTCGTTGCATGGACGATCCCCATGCAAGAGAGATCACCACCCTGAAGATCGAGATCCAGCAGATTATGAAAGGCAACTATGAGTACTTCATGCAGAAGGAAATCTTCGAGCAACCCGAGTCGGTGGTGAACACTATGAGGGGTCGTCTGAACTTCCAAGACAACTCGGTGACGTTGGGAGGCATCAAG GACTACATTCCTGAGATAAAGAGATGCAGGCGTCTCATGCTCATTGGTTGCGGAACCAGCTACCATTCTGCGATTGCTACCAGGCAACTGCTAGAGGAACTGACCGAGTTACCAGTTATGGTCGAGCTGGCCTCTGACTTCTTGGACAGAAACACACCTGTGTACAGGGATGACGtgtgtttctttatttctcagTCAG GCGAAACAGCTGATACTTTGATGGCTCTACGCTATTGTAAAGGTCGTGGAGCGCTGATCGTTGGTATCACCAACACTGTGGGTAGCAGTATCTGTCGCGAATCTCATTGCGGCGTTCACATAAACGCCGGTCCTGAGATTGGTGTGGCCAGTACGAAGGCCTACACTTCTCAGTTCATTTCCCTTGTGATGTTTGCTCTGGTCATGAGCGAGGACAGGATCTCCCTTGGCAAGAGACGTCAGGAG ATCATCGAAGGACTAAAGAACCTGGACAAACTGATCCGCCAAGTCCTGCAGCTGGACGAAAAAGTCAAGGAGCTAGCCAAGTCTTTGTTCCAACACAAGTCATTGCTGATAATGGGCAGGGGATACAACTTTGCCACTTGTATGGAAGGTGCTTTG AAAGTCAAAGAGTTGACATACATGCATAGTGAAGGTATCATGGCTGGTGAATTGAAGCACGGTCCTCTAGCACTCGTCGACGACTCTATGCCCGTCATCATGATTGTCATGAGGGACCCTGTTTACGTG AAATGTATGATCGCGTTGCAACAAGTGACAGCGCGCGATGGCAAGCCAATAGTGATCTGCGAGGAGGGCGACGATGAGACGAAAACGTTTGCGGACAGGGTCCTCGAGGTCCCCAAGACAGTGGACTGTCTGCAGGGGATTCTCACGGTCATTCCAATGCAGTTGTTGTCCTTCCATATCGCGGTGCTACGTGGTTGCAACGTCGACTGTCCAAGGAACCTAGCAAAGTCGGTTACGACCGAGTAA